The Stigmatella aurantiaca DW4/3-1 genome contains the following window.
GGCTGATGGCGCTCGCCACCAGCGTCATGGTGGCGCTGGGCATGGTGGCCACGCCCCTCTTCGTGGACGCCATCGCTCCTGGCTTCGAGGGCGAGTCCCGGCAGTTGGCCATTCAACTGGTCCGCATCGTCTTTCCCGGGACTGGGCTGCTGGTGCTGTCCGCGTGGTGCCTGGGCATCCTCAACAGCCATCGCCGCTTCCTCCTGTCTTACTTGGCGCCGGTCGTCTGGAACCTCGTCATCATCGCCGCGCTCGTGCTGGCGGGGGGCCGGATGGGCGAGGCGCGGCTGGTGGAGGTGCTGGCCTACGCGGTGGTGCTGGGCGGCCTCCTTCAGTTCGGGGTGCAGGTGCCGTCCGTGCTGCGGCTGCTGGGGCGCTTCCGGCCCTCGCTCTCCGTGGCGAGCGACTCCGTGCGCCAGGTGCTGCGCAGCTTCGTGACGGTCGTCATCGGCCGGGGCGTGGTGCAGATCAGCGCCTACGTGGACACGGCCATCGCGTCCTTGTTGTCCGAGCGGGCCCTGTCCTCGCTGTTCTATGCGCAGACGATCTACCTCATCCCGGTGAGCCTCTTCGGCATGGCGGTGTCCGCGGCGGAACTGCCCGAGATGGCGCGCGCCACGGGAGGCGCCACCGAGGAGGTGAACACGCGGTTGCGCGAGCGCATCGAGGCAGGCGCCCGGCGCGTGGCCTTCTTCGTCGTGCCGTCGGCCGCCGCGTTCCTCTTCATAGGAGACGTGGTGGGCGCGGCGCTCCTCCAGACGGGCCGCTTCACGGCGGCGGACTCGCGGTACGTGTGGTACCTGCTGATGGGGTCCGCCGTGGGCTTGGTGTCCGGCACGGTGGGGCGGATCTACTCCTCCACCTATTACGCGA
Protein-coding sequences here:
- the murJ gene encoding murein biosynthesis integral membrane protein MurJ, with product MLVAVGILASRLMGLVRERVFAHYLGNSAAAAVFKAALRIPNFLQNLFGEGVLSGSFIPVYAQLLGKKDSEEADRVAGAVFGLMALATSVMVALGMVATPLFVDAIAPGFEGESRQLAIQLVRIVFPGTGLLVLSAWCLGILNSHRRFLLSYLAPVVWNLVIIAALVLAGGRMGEARLVEVLAYAVVLGGLLQFGVQVPSVLRLLGRFRPSLSVASDSVRQVLRSFVTVVIGRGVVQISAYVDTAIASLLSERALSSLFYAQTIYLIPVSLFGMAVSAAELPEMARATGGATEEVNTRLRERIEAGARRVAFFVVPSAAAFLFIGDVVGAALLQTGRFTAADSRYVWYLLMGSAVGLVSGTVGRIYSSTYYAMKDPATPLRFALVRVSLGALLAWGVGLHLAPWIGLPRHLSAVFITVASGLAAWLESFLLRRKLVRKLGGAVGPPPGVLPKLWMCALIAGGVGLATKWVLFRKFGPMPGVSEEWGGGVLSPPALHPVVTFLAVVGPFGAAYFALTGALGFPQAQAVFRRARRLLGR